A single window of Streptomyces aquilus DNA harbors:
- a CDS encoding PHP domain-containing protein, whose amino-acid sequence MEPVAALDRIAFLLERSLAPSYRVRAFRTAARVLAGLPEAELRERAAAGTLEALKGVGPKTAQVAVEALAGRVPGYLQKLEDEAAKRPAVRGGEELRAQLRGDCHLHSDWSDGGSPIEEMGRTAAELGHEWAVLTDHSPRLTVARGLSPERLREQLDVVAELNASWAPFRLLTGIECDILDDGSLDQEEELLERLDVVVVSVHSKLRMDARSMTRRMVAAVRNPHADVLGHCTGRLVTGRGRPESEFDADEVFAACAESGTAVEINSRPERLDPPRRLLRRAVAAGTLFSIDTDAHAPGQLDWQILGCARAEECEVPAERVITTWSLEELLAWTRERRTPSRVIGS is encoded by the coding sequence ATGGAGCCCGTGGCGGCGCTGGACCGGATCGCCTTCCTGCTGGAGCGGTCCCTCGCGCCCTCGTACCGGGTGCGTGCCTTCCGTACGGCCGCCCGGGTGCTGGCCGGCCTGCCCGAGGCGGAGCTGCGCGAGCGGGCGGCCGCGGGGACGCTGGAGGCGCTGAAGGGAGTCGGCCCGAAGACCGCGCAGGTGGCGGTCGAGGCGCTGGCCGGGCGGGTGCCCGGATACCTCCAGAAACTGGAGGACGAGGCGGCGAAACGGCCGGCCGTCCGGGGCGGCGAGGAGCTGCGGGCCCAGCTGCGCGGCGACTGCCATCTCCACTCCGACTGGTCGGACGGGGGCAGCCCGATCGAGGAGATGGGCCGGACGGCGGCGGAGCTGGGCCACGAGTGGGCCGTGCTCACCGACCACTCCCCGCGCCTCACCGTGGCCCGCGGCCTCTCCCCCGAGCGGCTGCGCGAGCAGCTGGACGTGGTGGCGGAGCTGAACGCGAGCTGGGCGCCGTTCCGGCTGCTCACCGGCATCGAGTGCGACATCCTCGACGACGGCTCGCTCGACCAGGAGGAGGAGCTGCTGGAGCGGCTCGACGTGGTCGTGGTCTCCGTGCACTCCAAGCTGCGCATGGACGCCCGCTCGATGACCCGCCGCATGGTGGCCGCCGTACGCAATCCGCACGCGGACGTCCTCGGGCACTGCACCGGACGCCTGGTCACCGGGCGCGGGCGGCCGGAGTCGGAGTTCGACGCGGACGAGGTGTTCGCCGCGTGCGCGGAGTCCGGTACGGCGGTGGAGATCAACAGCAGGCCTGAGCGGCTCGACCCGCCCCGCCGGCTGCTGCGCCGGGCCGTGGCCGCGGGCACGCTCTTCTCGATCGACACCGACGCGCACGCACCCGGGCAGCTCGACTGGCAGATCCTCGGCTGCGCCCGCGCCGAGGAGTGCGAGGTGCCCGCCGAACGGGTGATCACCACATGGTCGCTGGAGGAGCTGCTGGCCTGGACCCGGGAGCGCCGGACGCCGTCCCGAGTGATCGGCTCGTGA
- a CDS encoding glycoside hydrolase family 16 protein — MAAPRLLRKCLLATLSAVLMASAATAQARTEEPAAAAAAVVFSDTFDGPAGASVDTSKWQIETGDNVNNHERQYYTAGNRNAALDGQGHLVITARRENPANYQCWYGTCQYTSARLNTSGKFTAQYGHVEARMKIPRGQGMWPAFWMLGTPVNWPDSGEIDVMENVGFEPATVHGTIHGPGYSGSGGIGAAYSLPGGQAFADAFHTFAVDWAPDSITWSVDGTVYQRRTPADLGGRTWVFNKPFFLILNLAVGGYWPGDPDGSTAFPQQLVVDHVSVTTGDTATGAAIRGLAGKCVDVAGANPANGTPVQLYDCNGTAAQQWTAGADGTLRALGKCLDVTGGGTADGTAVQLYDCNGTAAQRWTVTAAHDIVNPQADKCLDVTGNSSANGTRLQIWTCTGGANQKWTVG, encoded by the coding sequence GTGGCAGCCCCACGCCTGCTCCGGAAGTGCCTGCTCGCCACCCTGTCAGCCGTCCTCATGGCCTCCGCCGCCACCGCGCAGGCGCGCACGGAGGAGCCGGCCGCGGCAGCCGCGGCGGTGGTCTTCTCCGACACCTTCGACGGCCCCGCCGGCGCTTCCGTCGACACCTCGAAGTGGCAGATCGAGACCGGCGACAACGTCAACAACCACGAACGGCAGTACTACACGGCGGGCAACCGGAACGCGGCCCTCGACGGCCAGGGCCATCTGGTCATCACGGCCCGCCGCGAGAACCCCGCCAACTACCAGTGCTGGTACGGCACCTGCCAGTACACCTCGGCCCGGCTGAACACCTCGGGGAAGTTCACCGCGCAGTACGGGCACGTCGAGGCGCGCATGAAGATCCCGCGCGGGCAGGGCATGTGGCCGGCGTTCTGGATGCTCGGCACCCCGGTCAACTGGCCGGACTCCGGCGAGATCGACGTCATGGAGAACGTCGGCTTCGAGCCCGCCACCGTGCACGGCACGATCCACGGCCCCGGCTACTCCGGCTCGGGCGGCATCGGCGCCGCGTACTCCCTCCCGGGCGGGCAGGCCTTCGCGGACGCCTTCCACACCTTCGCCGTCGACTGGGCACCGGACTCGATCACCTGGTCCGTGGACGGCACCGTCTACCAGCGGCGCACCCCGGCCGACCTGGGGGGCCGCACCTGGGTGTTCAACAAGCCGTTCTTCCTGATCCTGAACCTCGCGGTCGGCGGCTACTGGCCCGGCGACCCCGACGGCTCCACCGCCTTCCCGCAGCAGCTGGTGGTGGACCACGTCTCGGTGACCACCGGCGACACCGCCACCGGCGCCGCGATCAGGGGCCTCGCCGGCAAGTGCGTCGACGTCGCCGGCGCGAACCCCGCCAACGGCACCCCCGTACAGCTCTACGACTGCAACGGCACCGCCGCCCAGCAGTGGACCGCCGGCGCCGACGGCACGCTCCGCGCGCTCGGCAAGTGCCTGGACGTGACGGGCGGCGGCACCGCGGACGGGACCGCCGTACAGCTCTACGACTGCAACGGCACCGCCGCCCAGCGCTGGACCGTCACCGCCGCGCACGACATCGTCAACCCGCAGGCCGACAAGTGCCTGGACGTGACCGGCAACAGCTCGGCCAACGGCACCCGGCTGCAGATCTGGACCTGCACCGGCGGCGCCAACCAGAAATGGACGGTCGGCTGA